The Streptomyces laurentii genome contains a region encoding:
- a CDS encoding tape measure protein (identified by MetaGeneAnnotator; putative;~sequence version:1), whose amino-acid sequence MLPALQGLWTVVSTQVLPAFMSLYTSIYSAVAPILTSLAQIFTETILPAAMRIYTAILENLQPVFSSLSEFISTRVAPAVQMIGGKLSELVQKAQPIISVVTTVVTWLAQLAAKILGAVIPVIVDLAGPIFSALFTAIGTAIGWIGDIIGFVGKLGTAFVDAVKWVADFGSKAKGKIGEFVDWMKELPGRIKNALGDFGKLLGKMGGDLIHGLWVGIQNMTGWLKDKLVGWAKDAIPGPIASALGINSPSRLMRDEIGQWLPPGVADGIDKTQHVLDARLRSMVTVPRIDAARAARPVGVSRSGGPEALVQELRRFLAERTDREIVLRIGDQEIARAVAAGNRKLARR is encoded by the coding sequence ATGCTTCCCGCGCTGCAAGGTCTGTGGACCGTCGTGTCCACACAGGTGCTTCCGGCTTTCATGTCGTTGTACACGTCGATATACAGCGCAGTGGCTCCGATTCTGACGAGCCTTGCGCAGATCTTCACCGAAACGATTTTGCCCGCAGCGATGCGGATCTATACGGCGATCCTGGAGAATCTACAGCCGGTCTTTTCGTCTCTCTCCGAGTTCATTTCGACGCGCGTTGCTCCCGCTGTGCAGATGATCGGCGGGAAGCTGTCCGAGCTGGTACAGAAAGCACAACCGATTATCTCCGTAGTAACGACTGTCGTTACGTGGCTCGCGCAGCTTGCCGCGAAGATTCTCGGTGCTGTAATCCCAGTTATTGTCGATCTGGCCGGCCCGATCTTTTCGGCACTGTTCACGGCGATTGGTACGGCTATCGGCTGGATCGGCGACATCATCGGGTTCGTGGGGAAGCTGGGTACAGCGTTCGTCGATGCCGTCAAGTGGGTAGCCGACTTCGGGTCCAAAGCGAAGGGCAAGATCGGCGAATTTGTCGACTGGATGAAAGAGCTTCCAGGCCGCATCAAGAACGCGCTCGGGGATTTCGGGAAGCTGCTCGGGAAGATGGGCGGGGACCTTATCCACGGGCTTTGGGTCGGCATCCAGAACATGACTGGGTGGCTCAAAGACAAACTTGTCGGATGGGCCAAGGACGCCATTCCCGGGCCTATCGCGTCCGCGCTCGGGATCAATTCCCCGTCGCGACTCATGCGTGATGAGATCGGCCAATGGCTCCCGCCCGGTGTGGCCGACGGAATCGACAAAACACAGCACGTGCTCGATGCTCGTTTGCGCTCGATGGTGACCGTGCCGCGTATCGATGCGGCAAGGGCAGCACGACCAGTCGGCGTATCACGCTCGGGCGGCCCTGAAGCCCTGGTGCAGGAACTCCGAAGATTCCTTGCCGAGCGTACGGACCGCGAAATCGTCCTCAGGATCGGCGACCAAGAGATTGCCCGAGCGGTCGCCGCCGGAAACCGGAAACTTGCAAGGAGGTAA
- a CDS encoding hypothetical protein (identified by MetaGeneAnnotator; putative;~sequence version:1), translating into MAVEVGMGYVSIVPEVEGFAAELQRQVTGPAENAGQDAGGAAGEGFTGKMGGVLKGGLAAVGIAAAALLTKGFMDALDQTRIDGRIQASLGSTPAEAKRYGEAAGQLYAHGITESVEEAASAISGVMRSGILPPDATNAQIEEITGKVANLSDVFELDLGQTSNAVGQILKNGLAKDGSEALDILTAGMQRMGPRADDMADTFNEYSTKFRDLGLSAADAMGLMSQGLQAGARDTDTVADALKEFQIRATDGSTASAEAYKAIGLNAEEMTRKIAAGGPGAKAGLQQVLDGIKAIKEPAEQNAAAVGLFGTKAEDLGQALFAIDPSTAVKALGDTAGAATNMGDALHNNAASKIEQFKRTLETGVTNFIGNSVLPPLISLASTVGSVLGPALSTARTVVGGSSGRLPRGPAGSR; encoded by the coding sequence ATGGCCGTGGAAGTCGGCATGGGGTACGTCAGCATCGTGCCCGAGGTCGAGGGGTTCGCGGCCGAGCTACAGCGGCAGGTGACAGGCCCCGCCGAGAATGCCGGGCAGGATGCGGGCGGGGCAGCCGGCGAGGGCTTCACCGGGAAAATGGGCGGGGTCCTCAAGGGCGGGCTCGCGGCGGTCGGAATTGCGGCGGCTGCGCTCCTGACCAAGGGATTTATGGATGCCCTAGACCAAACACGTATCGACGGGCGAATACAGGCATCCCTAGGCAGCACCCCGGCGGAAGCGAAACGCTACGGCGAGGCTGCGGGACAGCTTTACGCGCACGGCATCACGGAGTCCGTGGAAGAAGCCGCGTCCGCAATCTCGGGCGTCATGCGCTCGGGCATTCTCCCTCCGGACGCGACCAATGCGCAGATCGAAGAGATAACCGGCAAGGTTGCCAACCTTTCCGACGTCTTTGAACTCGATCTAGGCCAGACGAGCAACGCTGTTGGTCAGATCCTTAAGAACGGGCTCGCGAAAGACGGGTCGGAAGCTCTCGACATTCTCACCGCTGGAATGCAGCGGATGGGGCCGAGGGCTGACGACATGGCCGACACTTTCAACGAGTACTCGACCAAGTTTCGTGACCTGGGGTTGTCTGCCGCAGATGCCATGGGGCTTATGTCTCAGGGTCTACAGGCAGGTGCCCGGGATACGGATACTGTCGCCGACGCTCTGAAAGAATTTCAGATCAGGGCGACGGATGGCAGCACGGCGAGCGCGGAAGCCTACAAGGCTATCGGTCTCAATGCCGAGGAAATGACCCGCAAGATTGCGGCGGGCGGCCCCGGAGCCAAGGCGGGATTGCAGCAAGTCCTAGACGGCATCAAGGCCATTAAGGAACCTGCCGAACAGAATGCCGCCGCGGTGGGGCTTTTCGGCACCAAGGCCGAGGATTTGGGTCAAGCACTCTTCGCAATAGATCCGAGCACCGCCGTAAAGGCTCTCGGGGACACTGCGGGGGCAGCGACCAATATGGGTGACGCGCTGCACAACAATGCGGCGTCGAAGATCGAGCAATTCAAGCGGACGCTAGAAACCGGCGTCACGAATTTCATCGGGAACAGTGTTCTTCCGCCGCTGATATCGCTTGCGTCCACGGTAGGCAGTGTTCTCGGTCCTGCGCTCTCGACCGCGCGCACGGTGGTCGGGGGTTCTTCGGGGCGTTTGCCTCGGGGGCCGGCGGGCAGTCGATAG
- a CDS encoding hypothetical protein (identified by MetaGeneAnnotator; putative;~sequence version:1): MTALPAESTLGRALAGEDAGWSLETQLLAALHDRLAEANWQRANEGTKSPSRRPTPLPRPGVRPDRIGGTQRDPREVAAYLARWQPVSGGEG; encoded by the coding sequence GTGACCGCGCTTCCTGCTGAGTCGACGCTCGGGCGGGCCCTGGCCGGCGAGGACGCGGGCTGGTCACTGGAGACGCAGCTACTCGCCGCTCTGCATGACCGGCTTGCCGAAGCGAATTGGCAGCGCGCGAACGAGGGAACCAAGAGCCCGTCCCGTCGACCAACCCCCCTCCCACGTCCGGGTGTTCGTCCCGATCGGATCGGCGGGACACAGCGAGATCCGCGTGAAGTCGCCGCCTATCTCGCACGGTGGCAGCCCGTTTCGGGGGGTGAGGGCTAA
- a CDS encoding hypothetical protein (identified by MetaGeneAnnotator; putative;~sequence version:1): protein MSTTAFDLDVWVKESRQEPFKFTVAGRLFEMPAAGELDKSVLTSVNIDAPSARDIETLLRAGLGDAWPEFDAIPIPLAALGELFRQWQRHEGVPLGESRASADS from the coding sequence ATGAGTACCACTGCTTTTGACCTTGACGTGTGGGTCAAGGAATCCCGTCAGGAACCTTTCAAGTTCACTGTGGCGGGTCGTCTTTTCGAGATGCCGGCTGCGGGTGAACTGGACAAGTCTGTTCTTACGTCCGTGAACATCGACGCCCCGTCCGCGCGGGATATTGAGACGCTGCTCAGGGCGGGTCTCGGTGACGCGTGGCCGGAGTTTGACGCCATTCCGATTCCGCTTGCTGCCCTCGGTGAACTTTTCCGTCAGTGGCAGCGCCATGAGGGGGTTCCCCTGGGGGAATCGCGGGCCTCTGCCGACTCCTGA
- a CDS encoding phage major tail protein (identified by MetaGeneAnnotator; putative;~sequence version:1) encodes MPLSANAVRVAVTGAAYVAPPKTTVPTDSESTWNVAFTDIGWISDDGITESNSSDSSEIKGWQGGQTVRKVISSSEMTFSFTAIETSKTVLELYHKGSKVITTSGKSVLAVKAPGPDRRTFGFDVIDGDAHIRIVIPDGEVTETGDITYKGDEAIAYELTITAYPGPDGTVAFKYSNDPAWGSTPAA; translated from the coding sequence ATGCCTCTTTCCGCCAATGCCGTACGGGTTGCAGTAACCGGTGCCGCGTACGTGGCACCGCCCAAGACCACAGTTCCGACCGATTCCGAGTCCACATGGAACGTGGCTTTCACTGATATTGGATGGATCTCCGACGACGGCATTACCGAGTCGAACTCGTCCGACTCGTCCGAGATCAAGGGATGGCAGGGCGGACAGACCGTCCGCAAGGTCATCAGCTCGTCAGAGATGACGTTTTCCTTTACGGCCATCGAGACCAGCAAGACCGTACTTGAGCTGTACCACAAGGGCAGCAAGGTCATTACGACTTCCGGTAAGTCCGTGCTTGCCGTAAAGGCGCCGGGTCCAGATCGCCGAACCTTCGGATTCGACGTCATCGACGGTGACGCGCATATCCGCATCGTGATTCCGGACGGTGAGGTCACCGAAACCGGAGACATCACTTACAAGGGTGACGAGGCCATTGCGTACGAGCTGACGATTACGGCCTATCCGGGTCCGGACGGGACCGTGGCTTTCAAGTACAGCAATGACCCGGCTTGGGGCTCGACTCCCGCCGCCTAA
- a CDS encoding ubiquitin thioesterase (identified by MetaGeneAnnotator; putative;~sequence version:1) gives MLEASLEVAFLGPSTLSDAVNTLRKEASLVNGITGGILSLLPVEQLPEEFREGAENETHSDYLERAQILSERLSFAHRCFNRCYAHFMAEAQRALEVTGIERT, from the coding sequence ATGCTGGAGGCGTCTTTGGAAGTAGCTTTCCTTGGGCCCTCTACTTTGAGTGATGCCGTGAACACTTTGCGCAAGGAAGCGAGTTTGGTTAACGGCATCACGGGGGGCATTCTTTCACTATTACCCGTCGAGCAACTCCCGGAAGAGTTCCGCGAAGGCGCCGAAAATGAGACGCACAGCGACTATCTGGAGCGCGCTCAAATACTCTCCGAACGGCTCTCCTTCGCCCATCGATGCTTCAATAGGTGCTACGCACATTTCATGGCAGAGGCGCAGCGAGCATTAGAAGTCACTGGGATCGAGCGTACCTAG
- a CDS encoding hypothetical protein (identified by MetaGeneAnnotator; putative;~sequence version:1), translated as MSTRPVVVMPDAVAVVTGYLRAALAAAGEPVPVVSRVPSPRPARFVRAERVGGMRQTVVSDRPRLDIHAWAETEAASADLAELVRALVHAMPGVRDGVTVYTVREVGGPMWLPDSESGQPRYAFAVEIHMRGSSLGTLDPSDF; from the coding sequence GTGAGCACCCGTCCCGTGGTCGTCATGCCGGACGCCGTCGCCGTGGTCACCGGGTACCTCCGGGCCGCTCTCGCGGCAGCCGGCGAACCCGTGCCGGTCGTGTCCCGTGTCCCCTCGCCCCGCCCTGCTCGGTTCGTCCGGGCGGAGCGGGTGGGGGGCATGCGTCAGACGGTCGTGTCCGACCGGCCCCGGCTCGACATCCACGCGTGGGCCGAGACCGAGGCCGCTTCCGCTGATCTCGCCGAGCTGGTCCGCGCCCTGGTCCACGCGATGCCCGGCGTCCGTGACGGGGTCACGGTCTACACCGTGCGGGAAGTCGGGGGACCGATGTGGCTACCCGATTCCGAGTCCGGGCAGCCCCGATACGCGTTCGCGGTGGAAATCCACATGCGAGGAAGTTCACTAGGTACGCTCGATCCCAGTGACTTCTAA
- a CDS encoding hypothetical protein (identified by MetaGeneAnnotator; putative;~sequence version:1) yields MKFRPNRSGINSLMKTPSSGAEVRRIAERIASAATSTTGGDFRVDSALGTHRWRAAVIGNYTKHGDAEGTRRALLGGLDGAA; encoded by the coding sequence GTGAAGTTCCGTCCGAACAGATCTGGCATCAACTCCCTGATGAAGACGCCGAGTTCGGGGGCCGAGGTTCGTCGGATCGCCGAGCGCATCGCGTCCGCAGCCACATCGACCACGGGCGGCGACTTCCGCGTAGATTCCGCCCTCGGGACGCACCGGTGGCGTGCCGCTGTGATCGGCAACTACACGAAGCACGGGGACGCCGAGGGTACGCGGCGGGCTCTGCTCGGCGGGCTGGACGGTGCCGCGTGA
- a CDS encoding hypothetical protein (identified by MetaGeneAnnotator; putative;~sequence version:1) produces MSVHYTQTVVIIRAPFVVDRYGNATTVRDWTNATRTTVHRVSVQPDASTEDTGDRPVVVTGWRLATRRGVDVDLQPGDRVVALGRLLDVDGDVARWTVSGRHHHTEARLKEVTG; encoded by the coding sequence GTGAGCGTCCACTACACACAGACCGTCGTGATCATCCGGGCGCCGTTCGTGGTCGACCGGTACGGCAACGCGACCACCGTTCGGGACTGGACGAACGCCACCAGGACGACCGTCCATCGGGTATCCGTCCAGCCGGACGCGTCGACCGAGGACACCGGGGATCGGCCCGTGGTCGTCACCGGGTGGCGACTGGCCACCCGTCGCGGTGTCGACGTCGACCTACAGCCCGGAGATCGCGTGGTGGCGCTCGGCCGGCTGCTCGACGTAGACGGCGACGTTGCGCGGTGGACGGTCTCGGGGCGCCACCATCACACCGAGGCACGGTTGAAGGAGGTGACCGGGTGA
- a CDS encoding hypothetical protein (identified by MetaGeneAnnotator; putative;~sequence version:1), which translates to MELPALATVDQLAAWTQREPDELPEGAALVLDVASAVVRREARQNFTRGTSSATLYPDAGWVALSQRPVISVQSVHQGGQLVPPERWQLVRDRLAVVDDQAVTVTYTHGYATVPGDVLAVVLTLAGRVLTNPSDLRQESVGSVSVTYSAETIGASLAPADRDLLARYRRRVAVVRLR; encoded by the coding sequence ATGGAACTCCCCGCACTGGCCACCGTGGACCAGCTCGCCGCATGGACGCAGCGCGAGCCGGACGAGCTGCCCGAGGGCGCCGCCCTGGTCCTCGATGTGGCGTCCGCAGTGGTCCGCAGGGAAGCCCGGCAGAACTTCACCAGGGGCACCAGCTCGGCGACCCTCTACCCCGATGCGGGGTGGGTAGCGCTGTCGCAGCGTCCCGTGATCTCCGTGCAGTCGGTCCACCAGGGCGGGCAGCTCGTCCCGCCGGAACGGTGGCAGCTCGTCCGGGACCGGCTCGCCGTGGTCGACGACCAGGCCGTGACCGTCACCTACACCCACGGGTACGCGACGGTGCCCGGTGACGTCCTGGCCGTGGTCCTCACCCTCGCCGGCCGAGTGCTCACCAACCCGTCCGATCTTCGGCAAGAGTCCGTTGGTTCGGTCTCGGTGACCTACTCGGCCGAGACCATCGGGGCTTCCCTCGCTCCGGCGGACCGGGACCTACTCGCCCGGTACCGGCGACGCGTCGCGGTGGTACGGCTCCGGTGA
- a CDS encoding GMP reductase (identified by MetaGeneAnnotator; putative;~sequence version:1), translating into MPPRKRAAASVPRIPHADSCADPSRIERFPVLDSDGADRTVTRCLACGAQTVK; encoded by the coding sequence ATGCCGCCGCGTAAGCGAGCCGCAGCGTCCGTGCCCCGGATTCCGCACGCGGATTCGTGCGCCGACCCGTCCAGAATCGAGCGCTTTCCGGTGCTCGACTCGGACGGGGCGGATCGGACCGTGACGCGGTGTCTGGCGTGCGGCGCACAGACAGTTAAGTAA
- a CDS encoding major structural phage protein (identified by MetaGeneAnnotator; putative;~major capsid protein;~major structural phage protein [Streptomyces sp. SPB78]) produces MALSLAESAKLSTTNLQRGVIETFVQESSILDRIPLMPIEGNSYSYNEEATLPGVAFRGVNEGYTESTGTVNQKSESLVILGGDADVDRFIVQTRGNLNDQRAIQTRMKVKAAAFKYQDTFFNGDTATDPKSFDGLRKRLTGTQVISAGTNGAPIVGNGGTDAHAFFDLLDGLVGSVPGLNSTNGAIYANRQVIAKIKSAARRLGGYEMVREALTGKLVATYNGIPLLDPGQTAAGADILPQTETQGTATDASSVYAVRFGQTEGDQAVTGLTNGGVMVDDLGQLESKPAYRTRIEFYCGLAVFGGKAAARLNGVLAK; encoded by the coding sequence ATGGCGCTTTCGCTTGCCGAGTCCGCGAAGCTCAGCACGACCAATCTTCAGCGCGGGGTCATTGAAACGTTCGTCCAGGAGTCTTCCATCCTGGACCGCATTCCGCTTATGCCCATCGAGGGCAACTCGTACAGCTACAACGAGGAAGCCACCCTCCCGGGAGTTGCTTTTCGTGGCGTGAACGAGGGCTACACCGAGTCCACCGGCACGGTAAACCAGAAGTCGGAATCCCTCGTGATTCTCGGCGGTGACGCTGATGTGGATCGGTTCATCGTCCAGACTCGCGGCAACCTGAATGATCAGCGAGCAATTCAGACCCGCATGAAGGTCAAGGCCGCCGCGTTCAAGTACCAGGACACGTTTTTCAACGGTGACACCGCTACCGACCCCAAGTCCTTTGACGGTCTGCGTAAGCGGCTCACCGGCACACAGGTAATTTCTGCGGGCACGAACGGCGCTCCGATCGTAGGTAACGGCGGTACGGACGCGCATGCGTTCTTTGATCTGCTGGACGGTCTCGTGGGCTCCGTCCCGGGCCTGAACAGCACCAACGGCGCGATCTACGCCAACCGTCAGGTGATCGCGAAGATCAAGTCTGCGGCTCGCCGGCTCGGCGGATACGAGATGGTCCGCGAGGCTCTGACTGGAAAGCTGGTCGCGACGTACAACGGAATTCCGCTGCTCGACCCGGGCCAGACCGCTGCGGGTGCCGACATTCTTCCGCAGACGGAAACTCAGGGCACTGCCACTGACGCGTCCAGCGTCTATGCGGTTCGATTCGGCCAGACCGAGGGCGACCAGGCTGTGACCGGTCTCACCAATGGTGGCGTCATGGTGGACGACCTCGGGCAGCTCGAATCGAAGCCGGCTTACCGCACCCGAATCGAGTTCTACTGTGGTCTCGCCGTATTCGGCGGTAAGGCTGCCGCTCGCCTCAATGGCGTTCTCGCCAAGTAA
- a CDS encoding hypothetical protein (identified by MetaGeneAnnotator; putative;~sequence version:1), giving the protein MSNEPNANPNPSGPEQKPGEGDQKPPGNPSEGTTPGASGADSAAELSAERTARAAAETRAEEAEREAARLRRSNAATRGTDLDALREEVRADFMGQLVRAELRAAATGRLRDPADALALVDLEAFTGTAGDVDAAAIAAAVDQLVKDKPYLAAETATSPAPWGDVGSGQRGSTDPKDEPAESPFHRLRDAYSDAE; this is encoded by the coding sequence ATGTCCAACGAGCCCAACGCGAACCCCAACCCGTCCGGCCCGGAACAGAAGCCGGGCGAGGGTGACCAGAAGCCGCCCGGTAACCCGTCCGAGGGCACGACGCCGGGCGCGAGCGGTGCCGACTCGGCGGCCGAGCTGTCGGCCGAGCGTACTGCCCGAGCTGCCGCAGAGACCCGCGCCGAGGAAGCCGAGCGGGAAGCGGCCCGGCTCCGCCGGTCGAACGCTGCGACCCGGGGCACCGACCTTGACGCGCTGCGCGAGGAAGTGCGGGCCGACTTCATGGGACAGCTCGTTCGTGCCGAGCTGCGCGCAGCGGCGACGGGTCGGCTCCGTGACCCGGCGGACGCGCTCGCCCTGGTCGACCTGGAGGCGTTCACCGGCACGGCCGGCGACGTCGATGCGGCGGCTATCGCGGCTGCCGTGGACCAGCTCGTCAAGGACAAGCCGTATCTCGCTGCCGAGACCGCGACGAGCCCGGCCCCGTGGGGTGACGTGGGCTCGGGGCAGCGGGGTAGCACGGACCCGAAGGACGAGCCCGCCGAATCTCCCTTCCATCGGCTGAGGGATGCGTACAGCGACGCCGAGTAG
- a CDS encoding hypothetical protein (identified by MetaGeneAnnotator; putative;~sequence version:1), with protein MADSATLAQTRYTEVQSITRGVVDAVQALWRDVTPDRILSAMSGETGRAILAAVTTGQMTAAAGAQAFVTASMLAQGVAAGPVGLLNPSALVGVAADARPLATLLYVPAVTTAQTLALGASPEAAALAGLNQMSMLVSTTVADTARAATSVAMAAEPRCVSYARVVRLPACARCVVLAGRQYSHSTGFQRHPRCDCGMEPMSESEWRGTDTPEDVFRRMSPAEQRKRLGAAGVKALEAGADLGQLVNARRGLSTAATGRGPMRVTTEGVTRRGIGGRALNSGYTKDAGKRYERAKEARLMPESIFKLAGDDREHQIAMLRKHGYIT; from the coding sequence GTGGCGGATTCAGCGACGCTCGCGCAGACCCGGTACACAGAAGTCCAGAGCATCACGCGGGGCGTTGTCGACGCTGTGCAAGCGTTGTGGCGAGACGTGACCCCGGACCGGATCTTGTCGGCCATGTCTGGCGAGACCGGCCGCGCGATCCTCGCCGCCGTGACCACGGGACAGATGACCGCAGCAGCGGGAGCGCAAGCGTTCGTCACGGCGTCGATGCTCGCCCAAGGAGTTGCAGCCGGCCCGGTCGGTCTGTTGAACCCGTCGGCGCTGGTCGGGGTCGCCGCCGATGCTCGACCGCTTGCCACGCTGCTGTACGTCCCGGCGGTCACCACGGCGCAGACCCTCGCGTTGGGGGCATCTCCGGAAGCGGCTGCCCTCGCGGGGCTGAATCAAATGTCCATGCTCGTCTCAACGACGGTTGCCGACACGGCCCGTGCGGCGACGTCGGTAGCCATGGCTGCCGAGCCCCGCTGCGTGTCCTACGCCCGTGTCGTGCGGCTGCCCGCGTGTGCCCGGTGCGTCGTCCTTGCCGGCAGGCAGTACAGCCACAGCACCGGCTTTCAGCGGCACCCGCGCTGTGACTGCGGCATGGAACCCATGTCGGAATCCGAGTGGCGTGGCACCGATACCCCGGAGGACGTGTTCCGCCGGATGAGCCCCGCCGAACAGCGGAAGCGGCTCGGTGCTGCGGGGGTCAAGGCGTTGGAGGCGGGGGCCGATCTCGGGCAGCTCGTGAATGCGCGCCGAGGGCTGTCGACGGCTGCCACGGGCCGGGGCCCTATGCGAGTGACCACCGAGGGAGTGACCCGTCGGGGCATCGGCGGGCGCGCCCTGAACTCCGGATACACGAAGGACGCGGGCAAGAGATACGAGCGCGCGAAGGAAGCCCGCCTCATGCCCGAGAGCATTTTCAAACTTGCTGGCGATGACCGGGAGCACCAAATAGCGATGCTCCGGAAGCACGGCTACATCACATAG
- a CDS encoding hypothetical protein (identified by MetaGeneAnnotator; putative;~sequence version:1): MAETPLQMTVRLRAKIERRKDETRKWSDAYEGKRPLLFASPEFSAQTGGLFQDFSDNWCATVPDATVERLMPLGFRLEDGTVDQAAAKAWRESECDVEIGLALLEALITGRSYALVWKPNGVDTEITFEHAANAIVEYVPGRRRIRAAGLKAWRDGDYEFATLFTPGMVYRYQRRNESGVWTGRTAGLSRGEPSHMSNPLGVVPLVELPNRGRLHGKPRSELVTVLPLQDSVNTLWAHLLTASDGLALPARAILGMDRPVREIIDPKTGEVVGEEDAPIDKFRSDRLLWLEKEGAAIAEFSAADLDNYLRVITQAVEHIAAQTRTPATYLTGKLINVSADALAASEAGLVAKVTERQRQFGAGLREVMRLEALAAGERGRAESLALGSVIWRDPQFRSDSQYSDALVKLKSIGVPDEALWERIPGVTPDEIARWKRMRDDQAGVILGGNLSALYGPKPAEDDQGDEPAPGLLDAA, from the coding sequence ATGGCGGAGACTCCGCTACAAATGACGGTCCGGCTCCGCGCGAAGATCGAGCGACGGAAGGACGAGACCCGCAAGTGGTCCGACGCGTACGAGGGCAAGCGTCCGCTGTTGTTTGCGAGTCCGGAGTTCAGCGCGCAGACTGGCGGGTTGTTCCAGGACTTTTCCGATAACTGGTGTGCCACGGTCCCGGACGCGACGGTGGAACGGCTTATGCCACTCGGCTTCCGACTCGAAGACGGGACGGTGGACCAGGCTGCCGCTAAGGCGTGGCGGGAGTCGGAGTGCGATGTAGAGATCGGTCTAGCACTGCTCGAAGCGCTCATTACGGGCCGCTCTTACGCGCTGGTGTGGAAGCCCAACGGGGTGGACACCGAGATCACTTTTGAGCATGCAGCCAACGCCATTGTTGAGTATGTTCCTGGTCGCCGTCGGATCCGTGCTGCGGGATTGAAAGCATGGCGGGATGGTGATTACGAGTTCGCTACTCTCTTCACTCCGGGCATGGTGTATCGGTATCAGCGCCGGAATGAAAGCGGCGTGTGGACCGGACGCACGGCGGGACTTTCTCGTGGCGAGCCCTCGCACATGTCGAACCCGCTCGGTGTCGTCCCGCTGGTGGAGCTGCCCAATCGGGGTCGGCTGCACGGTAAGCCCCGTTCCGAGCTGGTGACTGTGCTCCCGCTACAGGACTCGGTGAACACGCTGTGGGCCCATCTGCTCACCGCGTCGGATGGTCTCGCGCTGCCCGCTCGGGCAATCCTCGGAATGGACCGTCCTGTTCGGGAGATCATCGACCCCAAGACCGGGGAAGTGGTGGGCGAGGAAGATGCTCCGATCGACAAGTTCCGGTCGGACCGTCTGCTCTGGCTGGAGAAAGAGGGCGCGGCAATCGCCGAGTTCTCCGCCGCCGATCTCGATAACTACTTGCGGGTCATCACTCAGGCAGTTGAGCACATCGCGGCACAGACCCGCACGCCGGCCACGTATCTGACGGGGAAGCTCATCAATGTTTCGGCGGATGCCCTCGCCGCCTCGGAAGCTGGTCTAGTCGCCAAAGTGACCGAACGGCAACGGCAGTTCGGCGCGGGACTCCGTGAAGTGATGCGCCTGGAAGCCCTCGCGGCCGGCGAACGGGGACGCGCCGAGTCCCTTGCCCTCGGCTCGGTGATCTGGAGAGACCCGCAGTTCCGATCGGATTCCCAATACTCGGACGCGCTCGTGAAGTTGAAGAGCATCGGGGTTCCGGATGAAGCCCTTTGGGAGCGGATTCCCGGGGTCACTCCGGACGAGATCGCGCGGTGGAAGCGCATGCGCGATGACCAAGCCGGCGTGATCCTCGGCGGGAACCTGTCCGCACTGTACGGCCCGAAGCCTGCCGAGGACGACCAGGGCGACGAGCCCGCTCCCGGGCTGTTGGACGCCGCGTAG